The sequence GCAGGCGAGCCCGGCGCTGGCGCCGACCGGCCGCCAAGGGACCCACCATCGAGTGACCCAGCTCATCTGCTACGGCCCGGCCACACTCCCGATCGGCACCCCCGTTGAGCCTCGTACGACGACGATCTCGATGCCGCGCCGCATCTACTCGATCATGAGCGCCGGGGCGGCCGTCCGGGGTGGGCTCAGTGGAGAGCGCCAGGCGGGACGCCGGCCACCCGGCCTCGGCCGGGCTCGGATCAGTCCGCGGCACGGCCGCGCCCAGCCCGCGGCGGTTATGACAAACGGACAAGAACTCCAGCCGTGGCGACCGAGCGGCGATCACGCCAACGGCGCCGCCCGACCGGCCGCGGGGCCGGTGCGCAGCTCCTGGATCACCCCCAGCGTCGATCTCCCGCTGGCAGGCCACCACCTACGTGCCTTGATCACCGTTCTGGCCCTCTGGTGGTTGCCATACCGGTCGGATCACGACCGGACGAGGGCTGAAACGGCGATCACTGTGGTGCACCGACGGATCCACCAAGATCGGTGAGATGCGGCTCTAGCAGTCGCCGTGGTGGAGCGCGACGATGCCGCCGGTCAGGTTCCGCCAGCCGACGTTGGTCCATCCGGCGGCGCTCAGAAGATCCGCGAGGTCGGGCTGCGCGGGCCAGGCCCTGATCGACTCGGCCAGGTAGACGTAGGAGTCGGCGCTGCTGGAGACCGCTCTGGCGACCGCCGGCAGGGCGCGCATCAGGTACTCCAGGTACACCCGGCGCATCGGGCCCCAGGTCGGCTGGCTGAACTCGCAGACGACCAGCCGCCCGCCCGGCCGGGTCACCCGCCGCAGCTCGGCCAGGCAGGCCGGCACGTCCGCGACGTTGCGCAGCCCGAAGGAGATCGTCACCCGGTCGAAGGCCGCGTCCGGGAACGGCAGTCGCAGCCCGTCCCCGGCGACCAGGCGCACGGAGCCGGCGACCGGTGGCCGCCGGGCCAGCCGCGCCTGGCCCGCCCGCAGCATGCCGACGGAGAAGTCGCAGGCGAGCACCTCGGTGCCGGCGGCGGCGAAGGCCCGGGACGACGTGGCGGTGCCGGCGGCCAGGTCGAGGACTCGCTGGCCCTCGGCGAGCCGCAGCTCACGCGCGGTCGCCTTGCGCCAGCCGCGGTCCATGCCGGCCGACAGGACCGCGTTCGTGATGTCGTAGCGGCGCGCCACCTGGTCGAACATCGCGGCGACCTGGTCCGGGCGTTTGTCCAGCCCGGCCCGCGCTCCCCGGCCGGCCTCGACGGCTCGGCCGGCCACGGCGACCGGGCCGGCCGCGGCGACCGGGTCGGGCTCGACGTCCGGACTTGGCGCGACGGCCTGGTCGGGCGCGACGACGGGGTCGGGCTCGATGTCCGGGCCGGGAGCCTCGTCAGGCTCGGGGGTACGCGCCAGGCCGGGCTTGCCCACGGCCGTCACCGCCGTGACTCTCGGGCCACGGCGCGGTCCAGGCGCATTCAGCTCGCCTGGACGAGCGGGAGCGCGGTGGACGAGTAGTGCGAGGCGACCCGCTCGTCCACCGGGTCGTCGGCCGGGTCACGGTGGACGACGAGGTGGTTGTAGAGGGTGTCGCGCTGGGCCGGGATCCGGTCGGCCGAGCGGATCAGGTGGATCAGCTCGGTCCGGTTGGTCCGGTGCCGGGCGCCGGCCGAGGAGACGACGTTCTCCTCCAGCATCACCGAGCCGAGGTCGTCGGCACCCAGGTGCAGGGTGAGCTGGCCGACCTCCTTGCCGGTCGTCAGCCACGAGCCCTGCAGGTGGGCGACGTTGTCGAAGAACAGCCGGGCGACGGCGACCAGGCGCAGGTACTCGAAGAGCGTCGCCTGGGTGCGGCCCTTCAGGTGGTTGTTCTCCGGCTGGTACGTCCACGGGATGAAGGAGCGGAAGCCGCCAGTACGGTCCTGCACGTCGCGGATCATCCGCATGTGCTCGATCCGCTCGGCGTTCGTCTCCCCGGTGCCCATCATGAAGGTCGCTGTCGACTCGAGGCCCAGGCCGTGCGCGGTCTCCATCACCGAGAGCCAGACGTGGCCCGGCTCCTTGAGCGGCGCGATCGCTGCCCGCGGCCGCTCGGTGAGGATCTCGGCGCCGGCGCCGGCGAAGCTGTCCAGCCCGGCGTCCCGCAGACGCACGATGACCTGCTCGTGGCTCAGCCCCGAGGTGCGCCCGATGTGCACGACCTCGCTCGCTCCCAGCGAGTGCAGCGCCAGCTGCGGGTAGGCCGCCTTGATCGAGGAGAAGGCGTTCTCGTACCACTCGATGCCGAACTCCGGGTGGTGCCCGCCCTGCAGCATGATCTGGGTGGCACCGAGCTCGACCGCCTCGCCGCACTTGCCGACGATGTCGGCGACGTCGCGGACCCAGCCCTCTTCGTGCTTCGGCGCTCGGTAGAACGCGCAGAACTTGCACGCGGTCACGCAGACGTTGGTGTAGTTGATGTTTCGATCGATGATGTAGGTCGCGATGCCGTCCGGGAAACGACGTCGACGCACGGCGTCCGCGGCCTGCCCGAGCTCGTGCAGCGGCGCCTGCGTGTAGAGCAGCAACGCCTCGTCGGGGGTGATCCGGCCACCGTCGGCGGCCCGGGCCAGCAAGGATCGAATCTCGCGCACGGCTCAGACGTTACGCGGCGTTCGGCCAGAGACGGCGCTCCGCGCCTCTGCAGACCTCCCAAATCGGCTTCGCCGATCAGGCAGGGACCCCGGCCCTGCCTGTTCGGGCGCTGAGCGCCCTCCCCAACGTGATTCGCGGACGAGGCGAGGTACGGAGGTGGACGCCTGTCCAGGGTCAGGACCTTGGGCAAGTCACGTTCCGAGCTTCCCACGTCACGTCACATGCAGTGCTTCGCGCCGTTCAGATTCTGCTGTGCGCGCCGCCCCCGGGCGCCGGAGCGCGCGGGGACGACGTGGTGCTGGTGGGTCAGTAGCTGGGGCCGCTGTTGCTCGGCGGGGAGCCGCCGCCCTTGTTCCGGAACTTGTCGGCGAAGTTTGTGATCTTCGCCTTGTTCTCGGGCTTGGTCGCCTGCGACTTGACCTTGTTGATCATCTCCTGGGTCTTCGGGCTGTGCAGCATCTCCGAGACCCGCTGCGTGAAGTTGGCCATGACGGGGTTGTACCTGCCATAGGCCTTCATCATGCGCGCCGAACACGTTCTGTCTGTCGCCCGGTCACCCGTCGTGGGTGACCGTCACTGACCTGGCGGCACGGGCGGAGCCGTGATGCCGGTCTTGTCCTGCAGTCGCTTGCTGATCTGATCGCCGAGCTGGCCACCGACGTTGCTCGTCTGATGGCGCCACTGCTGTTCGATCCGGTGCACCAGGCGCTGTTGCAGCGTCTGGCGCTGCTTGTCGACAGCGCTCGCGATCCGGTCGGCCGACCCGAGCAGCACCAGAACCAAGATGACGAAGATGATCGTCTTCTTGAACGGGATACGCAGCCGCATCCGCCTGCGGCGCCGCGGCATCCGCTCGCGGCGGGAGACCGGCTCCGGGGCGGGCGGCGCCGGGCGAGCCTGCGCCGGCGGCTGGTAGGGCGGCCGGTGCGGAGCCTGCGGCGCGGCGGGTGGTGGCGCCGGGCGAGCCTGCGGCTGCGCCGGGGCGGCCGGCTTCTCGTAGCGGATGTAGCCGTCCCGGGATCGGCGGCTCGCGGCCCGGTTGGCGCCGCCGGCCTGGTAGCCGCCGCCGTTCGGATAGCCGCCAGCACCGGGTGCGGCGCGCCCGGCTCCACCCGGGTAGCCCGAGCCCTGGCCACCGTCGCCGGCCTGGCGAGCCCGCGGGTCGGCGCGCTGGCGATAGCGGTCGCCACCGTCGGCGGGCTGGCGCGGCGCCAGCTCCTGGCCGCCTCGGTACGCGGAGCCGCCGGCGCCGCGGCCGTCCGGACGGGCCAGCCCCGACCCCGCGGCGTAGCCGGCGGCCGCGCCCGCGACGGCCCCGTAGCCGGCGGCCTTCGCGGCCGAGGAGCGCGCCGGGGCCTCGGTCGGCCCGCCGATCCGGGTCGGGTCGACGCCTCCGACGCCGGGCCAGGTGCCGTCGAGGACCCGGGTCGCGGCCGCGCGCACGTTGCCGCGGCCGGGCTCGCCAAGGAGGGTCAGCAGGATCTGCTCGCCGGACGGGCGCAGCCTCGGGTCGCGCCCGAGCGTCCGCGCCACGATCGGGCGCAGGTCGTCCGGGATGCCGGACAGGTCCGGGGTGCCGGTGAGGACGCGCTCCGAGATCTCGTAGAAGGTGCCCTGGCCGTACGGATGCACGCCGGTCGCGGCGTAGCCGATCAACAGGCCCCAGGCGAAGATGTCGGTCGCCGGCCCGACCGGGCTGCCCTCCATCTGCTCCGGGGCCATCCAGCCGAGCGAGCCGAGCACGATGCCGGACCGGGTACGGCCGGCGACGGCGTCCAGCGCCCGGGCGATCCCGAAGTCGATCACGCGCGGGCCCGAGTAGGACAGCATGACGTTGCTGGGTTTGAGGTCGCGGTGCACGATCCCGGCGCCATGGATCGCGGTCAACGCGCTGGCCACGCCGACCGCGACGCCCTGCAGCGTCGACATGCCGAGCGGGCCGGACTCCTCGACGACCTCGTCGAGGCGCTTCCCGTCGATGAACTCGGTCACCAGGTACGGGTTGCGGGCATGCGGGTCGGCGTCGAGGACCTCCGCCGTACAGAACGGCGCGACCCGCCGGGCCGCCGTGACCTCGTCGCCGAACCGGGCCCTGAACTCGTCGTCGTTCGCCAGCTCGCCGCGGATGACCTTGACCGCCACCCGCCGGCCACGCGCGTCACGGCCCAGGTAGACGGCACCCATGCCACCGGCGCCGAGTCGGCTGAGGATCTCGTAGCGACCGATCTGGCGCGGGTCGGAGGAGCGCAGCGGTTCGCCCGGGAGCGGCGGCCCAGCCGAGGACCGCTCCGGTCGCACCGATCGTTCCGTCACTGCCACCCCGCTCGTCGACCTCGCTTCATTGTCCATCGTCGCCTGGCGTGACCCAGGACACGTCGGCCGCGACGCCAGCCGTTGGAATTCCCAACAGCCGCAGGGCGTCAACACCGAGGCTTCTAGCTGTGTTCTTGCCGACGGTAACCCGCTGACCGGCGCTACTCGAAGACTTGTCGAAGTTCTGACCTTTCAGAGCCGGCCCCCGCCGGACCAGCACCTGCGACGTCACACGGGGTTCCGCCACGGGTGTGACATTGGACGGCCGACTCTCCGACAACCTGGATCAGGGCGCGCGAGCCGGGCCTCGGGCAGTATGAAGGGCCTGGAGTACTCCAGAGGCGCCGAACTGGCCGTCAGGACTCGTTGTCCGGCAAACGAAATGTCGGCCGGGTTCGGGCGGGTAAGAACGCGCTGTCGGCAGTCCAGGGCCCGGTCGGGCCAGAGCGAGCTCCGGGCCCGGGTCCGCGGGCGCCAGCGGATGGAGAGACGCCATGGGTGACACGTCCGTCGACCAGTCCATCGACATGCTCATCGTCGGCGCCGGCCCGGCAGGGCTGTTCGCCGCCTACTACGCGGGCTTCCGCGGCATGTCGGTCGCGCTGATGGACTCCCTGCCCGAGGCCGGCGGCCAGGTGACCGCGATGTACCCCGAGAAGGTCATCTACGACGTCGCCGGGTTCCCCGCGGTACGCGGCCGCGAGCTCGTCAACGACCTCGTCGCGCAGGCCGCGCCGTTCAACCCGATCTACCTGCTGGGCCAGCAGGCCGCCGAGATCACGCACGAGCCGGACGCCATCGTCGTCACCAGCGCTGAGGGCCTGCGGGTCCGGGCCAAGGTGGTCCTGATCACGGGCGGCCTCGGCACGTTCACCCCCCGCCCGCTGCCCACGGGGACCGAGCACCTCGGCCGCGGCCTCGTCTACTTCGTCCCCCGCCTCGACGACCTCCGTGACCTTGACGTCGTGGTCGTCGGCGGCGGCGACAGCGCGTTCGACTGGGCACTGGCGCTCGAGCCGCTGGCCCGCTCCGTCACCGTGGTGCATCGCCGGGACAAGTTCCGCGCCCACCAGCACACCATCGACCGGGTGCTCGCCTCGTCCTGCGAGGTCCTCACGTTCACCGAGGTCGCCGCGATCAGCGGCGAGGAGCGGATCGAGAAGGTCGAGCTGGTGCACAGCAAGTCCGGCGACCGGCACGTCCGGCCGGCGCAGGCGGTCGTCGCTGCGCTCGGCTTCACGGCCGACCTCGGCCCGCTGACCCGCTGGGGCCTGAACATCGACAAGCGGCACATCGTGGTCGACTCGACCATGTACACCGGCGTCGAGCGGATCTTCGCGGCCGGCGACATCACCGAGTACCCCGGCAAGGTCCGCCTGATCGCCACCGGCTTCGGCGAGGCGGCCACGGCCGTCAACAACGCCGCCCCGGTCATCGACCCGTCCGCGAAGGTCTTCCCCGGCCACAGCTCCGACGACGGCACCCCGGCCGCCTGACCGGGGACACCGCCTGACCGGGGACGGCGCCGGGCCCGCCACGGCGCAGACTGGGCAGGTGCGAGGCCTGCTGGTGATCGGGCACGGGTCCCGCCGCGACGAGGCCAACGCGACCGTCTTCGCGTTGGCCGCGGCGCTCGCGGCCGAACCCGCCACGGCCGGTGGCCGCCCCGCCTGGGACGTCGTGGAGGCCGCGTTCCTGGACGTGCTGCGTCCCGACATCGTCGACGGCTACACGGCTCTCGCCGAAGCGGGCTGCACGCGGATCGTCGCGCACCCGTTCTTCCTGTTCGCCGGGCGGCACACGGCCCGCGACATCCCGGCGGCGCTCGCGCGGGCGCAGGCGAGCCACCCGCACACCAGCTGGAGCGTCACCGAGCCTCTCGGCCTGCACCCGGGCGTCATCGCCACGGTGCGCGCCCGCATCGCCGACCGTCTGGTGACCGAGCCCGGCGCCGATGAGGACCCGCCGAACGGGTGAGCCGGGTCGTCAGGCCGGGCCGCCGGTCCCGGGCGGTGCCACCAGGCCGCAGACCGCGGTGACGAGGCCGGCGATGCCGGGTTCGTTGGCGACGGCGTCGACCCGGATGCCCGTCTCCTCGCAGGCGAGGACCGTGCGCCTGCCCATGGCGACGACGAGCAGTCCGGGCGGGAGCGGTCCGTACAGCTCGGCGGTGCGACGGGCGGCGGTCGACGAGGCGAAGGCCACGGCGTGCAGGGCGCCCCGGCGCAGGTCGGCGGCGACGGACGGGTCGGGCTCGGCCGGGATATCCGTCTGCAGGGTGATCCGCCGCACGGTGCGGACCCCCATCGGCGGCGCGGCCGACGCGCAGACGGCGACCTTGAGGCCGGTCACCGGGATCTCGGTGACGACCACGTGCGCGACCCGGACCTCGGCCGACGAGCGGACCGTCGCGAGCCCGAGGGACTCCAGGGCCACCGCCGCCGAGTCGGACGCGGACACCAGGGTCAGGCCGGCGAGCGCCCGGACGTCCTGCCCGGCCCCGCGCAGCAGGGTGACCACCGTCGTGACCTCGTCGGCGTCGGCGAGCACCAGCGCGTCGGCACCGGGCAGCGCGGCGAGCAGCCCGGACGCGTCCGGTACCGGCGCGAGCGTCGACACCACGGTCTCGACGGCGTCGGCCCCCTGCCTGCGCAGGTCACGGGCCAGCAGACCGGGGCGCTGCCGGGTGCGGGGCACCAGCACGCGAACCCCGGCCAGCGGCCCGTTCTCGGCGCCGGCCGGTGCCGGCAGGGCCACCCGGTCCACCTGTCCACTCCCGTCGTGGCTGATGTCGAGATCCGCCGTGTCGGCGTTCTCGTCCTGGCTGGCTCGCCGCTCGGTCCCCTCGCCGCGCCCCGCCGGCCGGGACGACGCCGGCCTCGCGAACCCGGGCCGAGCGGACGGCGAGCGGTGTGGGGAGGCGGCGCCGCGGGCGTCGATGCGCGCGGCGACGTCCCCGACGACGATCACGGCCGGCGAACGGACCCCGGTCTCGACCGCGTCCGCGCCGAGCGATTCCAGGGTGGTTCGCAGGACCCGCTGGGTCGGGGTGGTGGCCCGCTCGACCACGGCCACCGGGGTTCCCGGTTCCCGCCCAGCGGCCAGTAACGCGTCGGCGATCCCGACGAGGTGAGCGATCCCCATCATGATCACAATGGTGAGCGTGGGCGAGGCCAGGGCGGCCCAGTCGACGGTCGAGTCCGGGTGGCCGGGTGGCAGATGTCCGGAGATGATCGCGACATCCTGGGCGAGGCCGCGATGCGTCACCGGAATGCCCGCGAAGGCCGGGCCGGCGAGCGCGGACGACACGCCCGGGACCACCGTCACCCAGACGCCAGCAGCGGCGCAGGCCTCGGACTCCTCGCCGCCGCGGCCGAGCAGGTAGGGATCGCCACCCTTGAGCCGGACCACCCGGGCGCCGGCCAGTGCCCGGTCGACGAGCAGCGCGTTCACCTCGTCCTGGCCCCGCAGGTCGCCGTCCGGGCCGACCCGGACGAGCTCGGCGCCCGACCGGGCATACGCGTGCAGGGCCGCGTCCACGGCCAGATCGGTGACCACCACGTCCGCGCCCGCCAGCAGTTCGGCGCCACGCACCGTGATCAGGCCCGGGTCGCCGGGCCCGGCACCGACCAGCCAGACGTGACCACGGCGCGGTGACGCTCCGTTGCCACCGCGCCGGCCGTCCGCGCCGCGCGGGCGCGAAGGCGGCCCGGCGCCGTCCCCCCAGCCGCTCGCCACGCACGGAACGTTACCGGCTTTGCCCGGTCACGCCCCGACTTGCACGACCAACCCAGCACCATCGGTCGAATCCGCCCCAAAACGGGCGACCACGACCTCGCGCCAGGGTCACGCGACCGCACGCCAGGGTCAGTGGATGCCGCACTCGGTCTTCGTCGTGCCGGACCAGCGGCCGGCGCGACCGGAACCGCGCCGGGTGCACGGCCAGCAGCCGACCGACTCGTACCCGTCGGACAGCAGCGGGTTGACGAGGACGTTGTTCTCCGCGACGTAGCGATCGACGTCCTCGTCGGTCCAGGCCGCCAGCGGGTGGATCTTCACCTTCCCGCGCCGCTCGTCCCACCCGACGACGGGCAGCGCCTTGCGGCCGGACGACTCGGCCCGGCGGGAACCGGCGGCCCAGGCCTGGTAGGGCGCGAGCGCCCGGTCCAGCGGGACGACCTTGCGCATCCGGCAGCACAGGTCCGGGTCGCTGGCGTACAGGTCCTTGCCGTGGACGGCGTCCTGGCCGGCGACGGTCAGCTGCGGCCGGACGCTGATCAGCGGCAGGTTGTAGGTCGCCGCGACGGCGTCCCTCGTGCCGATCGTCTCGGCGAAGTGGTAGCCGGTGTCGATGAAGACGACCGGGACGTCCGACCGGATCTTCGCGAGCATGTCGACGAGCACGGCCTCGGCCATGGACGCGGCGACGACGAGCTTCGTCCCGAACTCCTCGACGGCCCAGCGCAGGATCTCCTCGGCTGGCGCGTCGGCCAGCTCCCTGCCCACGCGCTCGGCGCGGGCCTTCAACGCGGCGTCCATCAGCCGTTCTCCTCTGGTGCGGTAATCGCTTGAGGCCGGTTAGTCGAGGTCGGGCGCGAAGTCGAGGTCACGGTGGTGGCGCTGGCCAGCGCGGTCAGGTTCAGCCGGAAGGAGCGCTGACACGAGCGGCAGGCCCAGTGGCCGTGCCCCTCGCCGGTCGCCCCTTCGGGGATGTCCGGGACGAGGGACTCCTCGCCGCAGTAGGGACAGAAGAACGGGACCGCGCGGCCGCTCATGCGTGGGCCACCACCGCGTCATGCGTGATCTTGGCCTCGTCGACCGTCTCCACCCAGTCGGCGAAGGTCTGACCGTCGGTCCTGTCGCCCTGGTAGGTCTTCAGCAGCCCGACGACGTAGTCGACCAGCTCGTCGGCCGTGATCTTCAGGCCGCGGGACTTGCGGCCGAGCCGGGACCGGCTGCCCAGATGGCCGCCGAGGTGCAGCTGGAAGCCCTCGACCATCTCGCCGCCCGGCCCCGGGACCAGCGAGCCCTTCAGGCCGATGTCGGCGACCTGGAAGCGGGCGCAGGCGTTCGGGCAGCCGTTGACGTTGATGCCGATCGGCTCGTCGAACTCCGGCAGCCGCGCCTCCAGCTCCTCGATCAGGCGCCCGGCGTTGGCCTTCGTCTCGACGATCGCGAGCTTGCAGAACTCGATGCCGGTGCAGGCCATCGTGCCGCGGCGGAACACGCTCGGCCGCACGACCAGGTCGAGTTCGGCCAGCGCCGCCTCGAGCGCGGGCACCTCGGCCTCGGCGACGTCGAGGATGACCAGCTTCTGCATGGTGGTCGCGCGGATGCGGCCCTGGGCGTGCCGGTCCGCGAGGTTCGCGACGGCGGTCAGCGTCGACCCGGTCAGCCGGCCGGCGCGCGGCGCGAAGCCGACCGCGAACGTCCCGTCCTTCTGCCGGTGCACGCCGACGTGGTCGCGCCCCTCGGTGCGCGGCGCGGCCGGAGCCGGGCCGTCCGGCAGCGGCGCCTGGAGGTACTCCTTCTCCAGGGTCGCGCGCACCCACTCCACGCCCATGTCGGCGACCAGGAACTTCAGCCGGGCGCGGGTGCGCAGCCGCCGGTAGCCGTAGTCGCGGAACAGGCAGGCGACGGCGTGCCAGACCTCGGCCACCCGCTCGGGCTGGACGAACGTGCCCAGGCGGACGCCCAGGTGCGGGTTCGTCGACAGGCCACCGCCGACCCACAGGTCGTAGCCCGCGCCGAGCTCGGGATGCACGACGCCGACGAACGCGACGTCGTTGATCTCGTGCAGCGTGCAGTGGTCGGCGCAGCCGGACATGGCCGTCTTGAACTTGCGCGGCAGGTTCGACAGCGACGGGTCGCCGACGAACTTCGCCACGACCTCGTCGATGACGGAGGTGGCGTCGATGACCTCGTCACCGTCGACGCCGGCGAGCGGGCAGCCGAGCATGACCCGCGGGGTGTCGCCGCAGGACTCCTCGGTGGTCATGCCGTTCGCCTCGAGGGCACCCCAGATCGCCGGGACGTCCTCGATCCGGATCCAGTGCAGCTGGATGTTCTGCCGGTCGGTGACGTCGGCGACGTCCCGGCCGTAGCGGGTCGAGATGTCGCCGATCACCCGTAGCTGGTCGGACGTCATCCGGCCGCCGTCGAGGCGGATCCGCTGCATGAAGTAGGCGTCCTCGATCTCCTCCGGCTCAAGGATCGCGGTGCGCCCGCCGTCGATACCCGGCTTGCGCTGGGTGTAGAGCCCCCACCAGCGGAACCGGCCGCGCAGGTCCTGCGGGTCGATGCTGTCGAAGCCGGTGTACGGGTACTGGTTGAGGATCCGGTCCCGGACCGCGAGGCCGTCCTGATCCTTCTTCATCCGCTCGTTGGCGTTGAGCGGTTCGCTGTAGCCGAGCGCCCACTGGCCCTGTCCCTTGGGACGGGTCGGGCGGGCTGGACGGGGCCGAGCAGGAGAAGTCATCTGATCTCTCGCGACGTTGGGAGGAGCGGAGCACCGTCAGGTGGACGGCACGCGGTCCGGGTCAGCCTGGGTCCCTCTGACCAGCCGCCGCCGGTCACCTCTGGCCATCCAGGGCCTGGTCACAGCGGGGGTCATCTCGCCAGGCTCGACGGCCGCGCGGCGGCCAGCCGGATGTCCTGACGGGGAGCGAGGAAGGTCGAGCTCAGCCGGTCAGCGGGCGCGACAACAGCCCGCGCTGGCGACCCGGAGCAGGTCCACGTGCCGGCGCGAGACCAGCAGGAGCTCCGGAAGGCGCGGCGCCACGGCGGCGAACGGCCGCGAACGGTGGCGAGGCGCAGTCATAGGCGCCATCGTTTCACAGATATGACGGGGGCGCCGAGATTGTGGCGTAGACAATGCTCCGCGAACAGGTTCACTATTTTACCCACCAGATTGGTGGAGATTCAAGCTCCGTGGCGCGGCCCGGCACGAGCAGGCGATCAGCCGGCGGGCGCGGAGCGCGCACAGACGGCGCGCAGGCGATCAATGAGCGGGCCGGCCCCGAGGCCCTTCTCCATGACGTCGTCGGCGCCCAGCGCCACAGCCTCGTCACGCACGGTGTACGCCGAGAACCCGGTGAAGACGACCACCCGGGCGCCCGGCACCAGCCGGCGGATGCGCGGCAGCGCGGCGATCCCGTCCAGCACCGGCATCGCCACGTCGAGCAGGACGAGATCCGGCCCGGTCTGGGCGACGACGTCGACAGCCTCCGCTCCGTTGGCGGCCCGGCCGACGATGGTGAAGTCCGGCTCCATGTCCAGGAGCAGGCAGATCAGCTCGCGCACCCCGTCGGCGTCGTCCGCGACGACGACCCGCACCGGCGCCGGCCCGTAAGGGGTGGTGAAGGCACTCCCGGGCGCCCCCGCCAGCCCGCCGGAACGGACCGAGCCGGCGGTACCGCCGTCCGCCCCCGCGTCCGGCCCTCCGGCTGTCCCTCCGTCCGCCGCCTCGTCCGCACCCAGGTCCGCGGCGATGTTCCGGTCCACTCCTACCGTTCTACCGGCTGGCGCACGGTGCGCCCATCGTCATTCGGGGTGGTATTCGCGGATGGCCCGGGGCACTCCGGCTGAATGGCGTGACCAGGAAAGCGCTAATCCGGCTAACGGTGCCCGTATGGGACCTTTTGCCTCTAGCGGCGCACGGTCATGGACGCAATAGACTGATCACAAACAGTGACTCGCGGCACGATCATGATTTAGGTCGAGATCGAGACCGCGGTGCGACCATTGGGGTGCACATGCTGAATGCGGGCAGGCGGCAGGGCAGCCGTGGCCCGGAAGGCACGGCAGCCGTCGAGGGAAGCTTCCACCAGGAGGTTCGACGTCGCCGTTGCGCCCGCGGTCTGTCCCGCGACGAGCTGGCCGAGAGAACCGGCTACAGCCGTCATTACGTCAGCCAGCTTGAGCAGCCAAGCAAGGGGATTCCGCCCCGCCCGGTGGTGGTCGCCGTCGACGCGGTGCTGTGTGCCGACGGAGCCCTGGTCGCGCTGCGCGACGAGGCCGCCTCGACACGGGTCGAGCTGGCCGGCCGGCCACGCGACCCTGAGCACGAGTCCCGATCCCGGGTCCATGACCTGCTCGGCAACCGTCGCTGCGACGCCGAGCTGGACTACCTCGACCGGACGGTCGGAGAGCTGATCGCGATCGCCGGCAGCCTCGGCCCGCGCGACATCCGCGACCGGGTGCTCGACCAGCAGGAGATCGTCGACAGCCTGCTGCGCGCCCCGATGCTGCCGCACCAGCAGCTGCGGCTCTTCCTGATCGCCGGCCATCTGGCCGGCCTGCTCGCGATCGCGCTGCTCGACCTGGGCGAGCTGTCCGGCGCCTGCACCTGCTGCCTGGAGGCGGCGGTGTTCACCGAGCTCACCGGCCACGCGGGGCTGCGCGCCTGGACGCTCGCGGTCAACCGGCTGGTGGCCGAGGCCGCGCGCCACGCCGAGGCGCTCGCCGCAGAGCCGAACGACGCGCAAAACGATGAGCTGACAATCACGACAGAAGTCGACGAATTGGCCGTTCGCGACCTCGACGATCCGTACCCGGTATACAACCGCCCCGGCGCGGTCGTCCGCGCCGACGAAGCGACCGTCAGCCATGCCGACTTCGGTTATGTCGACGGTTCCACAGCGGAGACCGATCCCGTGGGATACGGGGCCCCGGCGCCGCTGCGTGACCCGATCGCCTGG is a genomic window of Pseudofrankia inefficax containing:
- a CDS encoding sirohydrochlorin chelatase, with translation MRGLLVIGHGSRRDEANATVFALAAALAAEPATAGGRPAWDVVEAAFLDVLRPDIVDGYTALAEAGCTRIVAHPFFLFAGRHTARDIPAALARAQASHPHTSWSVTEPLGLHPGVIATVRARIADRLVTEPGADEDPPNG
- the mqnC gene encoding cyclic dehypoxanthinyl futalosine synthase is translated as MREIRSLLARAADGGRITPDEALLLYTQAPLHELGQAADAVRRRRFPDGIATYIIDRNINYTNVCVTACKFCAFYRAPKHEEGWVRDVADIVGKCGEAVELGATQIMLQGGHHPEFGIEWYENAFSSIKAAYPQLALHSLGASEVVHIGRTSGLSHEQVIVRLRDAGLDSFAGAGAEILTERPRAAIAPLKEPGHVWLSVMETAHGLGLESTATFMMGTGETNAERIEHMRMIRDVQDRTGGFRSFIPWTYQPENNHLKGRTQATLFEYLRLVAVARLFFDNVAHLQGSWLTTGKEVGQLTLHLGADDLGSVMLEENVVSSAGARHRTNRTELIHLIRSADRIPAQRDTLYNHLVVHRDPADDPVDERVASHYSSTALPLVQAS
- a CDS encoding NAD(P)/FAD-dependent oxidoreductase — its product is MGDTSVDQSIDMLIVGAGPAGLFAAYYAGFRGMSVALMDSLPEAGGQVTAMYPEKVIYDVAGFPAVRGRELVNDLVAQAAPFNPIYLLGQQAAEITHEPDAIVVTSAEGLRVRAKVVLITGGLGTFTPRPLPTGTEHLGRGLVYFVPRLDDLRDLDVVVVGGGDSAFDWALALEPLARSVTVVHRRDKFRAHQHTIDRVLASSCEVLTFTEVAAISGEERIEKVELVHSKSGDRHVRPAQAVVAALGFTADLGPLTRWGLNIDKRHIVVDSTMYTGVERIFAAGDITEYPGKVRLIATGFGEAATAVNNAAPVIDPSAKVFPGHSSDDGTPAA
- a CDS encoding serine/threonine-protein kinase gives rise to the protein MDNEARSTSGVAVTERSVRPERSSAGPPLPGEPLRSSDPRQIGRYEILSRLGAGGMGAVYLGRDARGRRVAVKVIRGELANDDEFRARFGDEVTAARRVAPFCTAEVLDADPHARNPYLVTEFIDGKRLDEVVEESGPLGMSTLQGVAVGVASALTAIHGAGIVHRDLKPSNVMLSYSGPRVIDFGIARALDAVAGRTRSGIVLGSLGWMAPEQMEGSPVGPATDIFAWGLLIGYAATGVHPYGQGTFYEISERVLTGTPDLSGIPDDLRPIVARTLGRDPRLRPSGEQILLTLLGEPGRGNVRAAATRVLDGTWPGVGGVDPTRIGGPTEAPARSSAAKAAGYGAVAGAAAGYAAGSGLARPDGRGAGGSAYRGGQELAPRQPADGGDRYRQRADPRARQAGDGGQGSGYPGGAGRAAPGAGGYPNGGGYQAGGANRAASRRSRDGYIRYEKPAAPAQPQARPAPPPAAPQAPHRPPYQPPAQARPAPPAPEPVSRRERMPRRRRRMRLRIPFKKTIIFVILVLVLLGSADRIASAVDKQRQTLQQRLVHRIEQQWRHQTSNVGGQLGDQISKRLQDKTGITAPPVPPGQ
- a CDS encoding demethylmenaquinone methyltransferase, with the translated sequence MAGRAVEAGRGARAGLDKRPDQVAAMFDQVARRYDITNAVLSAGMDRGWRKATARELRLAEGQRVLDLAAGTATSSRAFAAAGTEVLACDFSVGMLRAGQARLARRPPVAGSVRLVAGDGLRLPFPDAAFDRVTISFGLRNVADVPACLAELRRVTRPGGRLVVCEFSQPTWGPMRRVYLEYLMRALPAVARAVSSSADSYVYLAESIRAWPAQPDLADLLSAAGWTNVGWRNLTGGIVALHHGDC